In the Hyphomonadaceae bacterium BL14 genome, one interval contains:
- a CDS encoding SOS response-associated peptidase produces MCGRYVISLTLDQMGALFETEDRPNLAPNWNAAPTQALPVVRRGADGAARLSAIRWGLVPHWSKTGPAGTKPLINARSETAAEKPTFRTALKRRRALVPADGFFEWQAGPDGKQPWYITRTSGAPMVFAGLWERWGEGADRIDSFAILTRAAGPDTAWLHDRVPVILERSAFSAWLDPDTAPQPFFEPLADASLHARPVSRRVNAVRENAPDLLDPVELEDGGGGESE; encoded by the coding sequence ATGTGTGGACGATATGTGATAAGTCTGACCCTCGACCAGATGGGTGCGCTGTTCGAAACAGAAGACCGGCCCAATCTGGCGCCCAACTGGAACGCCGCACCGACACAGGCGCTCCCCGTCGTGCGCCGGGGCGCAGACGGGGCGGCGCGCCTGTCGGCGATCCGCTGGGGGCTGGTGCCGCACTGGTCAAAGACCGGGCCGGCGGGCACCAAGCCGCTGATCAATGCCCGCAGTGAAACCGCGGCCGAAAAGCCCACCTTCCGCACCGCCCTGAAGCGCCGCCGGGCGCTGGTGCCGGCCGACGGGTTTTTTGAATGGCAGGCCGGGCCCGACGGCAAGCAGCCCTGGTACATCACCCGCACAAGCGGCGCGCCGATGGTGTTCGCCGGGCTTTGGGAGCGCTGGGGCGAGGGGGCCGACCGCATCGACAGCTTTGCGATCCTGACGCGCGCGGCGGGGCCGGACACCGCCTGGCTGCATGACCGCGTGCCGGTGATTCTGGAGCGCAGCGCGTTCAGCGCCTGGCTGGACCCGGACACGGCCCCGCAACCCTTTTTCGAGCCCCTGGCCGACGCATCCCTGCACGCCCGCCCGGTCAGCCGACGGGTCAATGCGGTGCGGGAGAACGCGCCGGACCTGTTGGACCCTGTGGAGCTTGAAGACGGGGGCGGGGGTGAGAGTGAGTGA
- a CDS encoding NUDIX hydrolase, translating into MSVKARPVVSVGAVVWRGDDVLLIRRARAPFQGQWSIPGGKVEYGETLEDALLREVREETGVEITLTGLIGVYQSIEPETHFVMIDWCADWISGEPCADDDALEACFVPFDAALERIAWDTTRTALHDAARLRGRAAGPA; encoded by the coding sequence ATGAGCGTCAAGGCGCGCCCTGTGGTCAGCGTCGGTGCCGTGGTGTGGCGCGGCGATGACGTGCTGCTGATCCGGCGTGCGCGGGCACCGTTCCAGGGCCAGTGGTCCATCCCCGGCGGCAAGGTGGAGTATGGCGAAACCCTCGAAGACGCACTCCTGCGCGAAGTGCGCGAGGAGACCGGGGTGGAGATCACCCTGACCGGCCTCATCGGCGTCTACCAGTCCATCGAGCCGGAGACGCATTTCGTCATGATCGACTGGTGCGCCGACTGGATCAGCGGCGAGCCCTGCGCCGATGACGACGCGCTGGAGGCCTGCTTCGTCCCGTTTGACGCGGCGCTGGAGCGCATCGCCTGGGACACGACCCGCACCGCGCTGCACGATGCGGCAAGGCTGCGGGGCCGGGCGGCCGGCCCCGCCTGA
- a CDS encoding NAD(P)H-dependent oxidoreductase produces the protein MVKVLHVASSALTEASVSRELGANLARRLAGPDGVIVERDLARDPAGVVDAPWVAANFTAPEARTDEHRSVLARSDALVAELKAADQIVIGAPMYNFAIPAPLKAWIDQVARARETFRYSEAGPEGLLTGKTAWLVVATAGVPLGSDSDFVTPYLRHVLGFLGIGDVRVVDASRWMFRTPADREAVAQQVDSAPDQAAA, from the coding sequence ATGGTCAAGGTACTTCATGTGGCGTCGAGCGCCCTCACCGAGGCGTCGGTCAGCCGGGAACTGGGTGCCAACCTCGCGAGGCGGCTCGCGGGTCCGGACGGTGTGATCGTTGAGCGCGATCTGGCGCGCGATCCGGCCGGTGTCGTGGATGCGCCCTGGGTTGCGGCCAATTTCACTGCGCCGGAAGCCCGCACGGATGAGCACAGGTCTGTGCTGGCCCGATCGGATGCGCTGGTGGCGGAGCTCAAAGCTGCCGATCAGATCGTCATCGGCGCGCCGATGTATAATTTCGCCATTCCTGCCCCGCTGAAAGCCTGGATCGACCAGGTGGCGCGCGCGCGGGAAACCTTCCGCTATAGCGAAGCGGGACCCGAGGGATTGCTGACGGGCAAGACCGCGTGGCTGGTGGTGGCCACGGCCGGCGTGCCGCTCGGGAGCGACAGTGATTTCGTCACGCCCTATCTGCGCCACGTGCTCGGCTTTCTGGGGATCGGTGATGTGCGCGTCGTCGACGCGTCGCGCTGGATGTTCCGCACGCCGGCGGATCGCGAAGCCGTGGCGCAGCAAGTGGACAGTGCGCCTGATCAGGCTGCGGCCTGA
- a CDS encoding M20/M25/M40 family metallo-hydrolase: MKLLGDPVMRLAIAAAAAVFLSIPAQAAELPDEARAQARALAEAALESNLAYEITESLTTEIGPRLAGTPQEARARDWAVEMLTELGFENVRVEDFPMDLWTRGHSIFEEVAITHPYPQELYATSLGGAAATPEGGVEAEIVFFSSFDELLEFDGAEDALEGKLVFVNDRMTAGRSGEGYGWANRKRTQGWIQAENRGAAGLLIRSVGTSSNRFAHTGMMSFPAQRLPEIPALAVSAPDADQIERIHASGETIRVALRTHSGWRGQVTSGNVIGEIVGSEAPEEIVIIGAHLDSWDTGTGALDDGAGVGIVTAAARLIMESGQRPRRTIRVVLFGAEEVGLVGARAYASARMEDGTVGQHIIGSESDFGARPVWRLSSGVGEHAVSFFDAMQGELAFLGIERGGNSSGGGPDMIPLAAMGVPMARLDQDGTDYFEFHHTPNDTFDKIVPEEMAQNVAAWTMFTWLVADSDADFRARPDPEADAADGEASQ, translated from the coding sequence ATGAAACTGTTGGGAGATCCAGTCATGCGCCTGGCGATTGCGGCGGCTGCGGCCGTATTCCTGTCCATTCCTGCCCAGGCAGCCGAACTGCCCGACGAGGCGCGCGCCCAGGCCCGCGCCCTGGCGGAGGCGGCGCTGGAGAGCAACCTCGCCTATGAGATCACTGAGTCGCTGACCACCGAAATCGGGCCGCGCCTGGCCGGCACGCCGCAGGAAGCACGCGCGCGCGACTGGGCCGTGGAGATGCTGACGGAGCTGGGCTTTGAAAACGTCCGGGTCGAGGATTTCCCGATGGATTTGTGGACGCGCGGCCACTCCATCTTCGAGGAAGTAGCCATCACCCACCCTTATCCGCAGGAGCTTTACGCCACCTCGCTGGGCGGTGCGGCCGCGACACCGGAAGGCGGCGTGGAGGCCGAGATCGTGTTCTTTTCCAGCTTCGATGAGTTGCTGGAATTTGACGGGGCGGAGGATGCGCTGGAAGGCAAGCTGGTCTTCGTCAATGACCGCATGACCGCCGGGCGCAGCGGCGAAGGCTATGGGTGGGCCAACCGCAAGCGCACGCAAGGCTGGATCCAGGCGGAGAACCGGGGCGCAGCGGGCCTGCTGATCCGGTCGGTGGGCACATCGTCCAACCGCTTCGCCCATACCGGCATGATGAGCTTCCCCGCCCAGCGCCTGCCGGAAATCCCGGCGCTGGCGGTTTCGGCGCCGGACGCCGACCAGATCGAACGCATCCACGCCTCGGGCGAGACCATCCGGGTGGCGCTGCGCACCCATTCGGGATGGCGTGGCCAGGTGACGAGCGGCAATGTCATCGGCGAGATCGTGGGATCTGAAGCGCCCGAGGAAATCGTGATCATCGGCGCACACCTCGACAGCTGGGACACCGGCACCGGTGCGCTGGACGATGGGGCAGGCGTGGGCATCGTCACGGCGGCGGCGCGCCTGATCATGGAATCAGGCCAGCGCCCGCGGCGGACCATCCGCGTGGTGCTGTTCGGGGCCGAGGAAGTCGGCCTGGTGGGCGCCCGCGCCTATGCCAGTGCCCGCATGGAAGACGGTACGGTGGGCCAGCACATCATCGGATCGGAGTCCGATTTCGGCGCGCGCCCGGTCTGGCGTCTGTCATCAGGCGTGGGGGAGCATGCCGTGAGCTTTTTCGACGCCATGCAGGGCGAGCTGGCGTTTCTGGGCATTGAGCGCGGCGGCAACAGCTCGGGCGGCGGGCCGGACATGATCCCGCTGGCGGCCATGGGCGTGCCGATGGCACGGCTGGATCAGGACGGGACGGACTATTTCGAGTTCCACCACACGCCCAACGACACGTTCGACAAGATCGTGCCGGAAGAAATGGCCCAGAATGTCGCGGCCTGGACGATGTTCACCTGGCTGGTCGCCGACAGCGACGCCGACTTCCGCGCCCGTCCCGATCCGGAGGCCGACGCGGCGGATGGCGAGGCGTCTCAATAG